The Streptomyces uncialis genomic interval CACGGAACCTGGCGGCGCCGTCCTGGCCGTGGTCCGGCTGACCAGGGACGGCACCCTGGACCCTTGGTGCGTACCGGCAACGACAGGCGCACCCGGACCCACACCGGTACCCCCACCGGCTCCGGTACCCGTACCGGCCCAGGCACCCGTACCCGCGCCCGCCCAGGCACCCGTACCGGCCCAAGAGCCCGGACCCCCACCGGCTCAGGTACCCGCGCGCGCCCAGGCACCCGTACCCGCCCCTGTACCCGCCCCGGCTCGTGACTCCGCGAGCCCGGGGACACGATCCCCCCAGGACGACGACCTCGCCGAGGCGGCGCGGATCCTCGCGCGGCTCGCGGCGGCCGGGAAGGGCACCGGGAGCTGGACCACGCCCCGCGCCCCCGCCGCACCCGACGCGGTCCTCCTCGGCCGCCGCAGTGCCGATCCGGACGTCCTCGCGACCGCCGGCCGGCCCTCGTCCGCCGCGCTCGCCCTGCTCCTGGAAGCGGCCGTGTCGGCCGCCCCCGACGGGCCCCGCTGGTGCGTGGCCGTGGGCGGCCCCGCACCCGGCCTTCTTCGACTTGAGGGCGACACGCTGACCACCCTCGCCACCGGACCCGTACTGCCCACCCTCGCCGTCTGGGCCGCCGGACAGCGGTGGATCGCCGCCACCGGCGCCGTCCTCCTCGCCCACGGCTGCCCCTGGGACGCCACCCCCGCCCGCGTCCGCCGCGAACACCTCCTCGCCGGGTACGGCGCCGGTCGGGCCCAGCTCACCGCCACCGCCCTCGGCCTGGTGTCCCGGCCCGTCGGCTCCTGGCAGCAGGCCGACCTCGGTGCCCGTCTCGGCGGACCGCCGGGCCGCGACTGGATCGTGCACGCACTGGCCGTCGGCACCCCGGCGGCCTCCGACGGCGGCACCGCCCGCACCGCCCGTACGACTCAGGAGACGAACACCCGATGATGCTCCACCCGGAGCTGCTGCGCGCGGCCCGGACCGCCCGCCGCCCGCTGCTCCTCGCGACCGCCCTGCTCGCCGCGACCGCCTGCACCCACCTCCTCCAGGCCGTCCTGCTCGCCCTCGTCCTCGGCGCGGTGGCGAGCGGGGACCTCACCGGCCTGCCCCCGCTGCTCGCCGCCGTCCTGGCGGCCGTCGCGGCCCGCGCGCTGCTCACCCGGTGGCAGCGGCGGGTCGCCGTCGGCGCCGGATCGGCCGTACGGGTCGGACTGCGTGACGAACTGCTGGTCCGGCTCGGCCGCACCGGACCGGCCCGGCACACCGATGTCCGCTCGGGTGCCGTCCGCGCCACCCTCGTCGACGGCGTCGAAGGGGTCGACGCGTACGTCTCCCGCTATCTGCCCCAGTTCCTGGTCACCTGTGTGCTGCCCCTGCCGCCACTCGTCGCCGTCACCGTCCTCGAACCGTGGGCGGGTGCCGTACTGGCGCCCGCGCTGCTGCTCGCCCTGTTCGCCCCCCGCTGGTGGGACCGGCTGCTGGCACGCCGCGGGGAGCGGCACTGGGGCGCCTACGAGGCCCTGGCCGCCGACTACCTGGAGGCGCTCCAGGGCATGCCCGCGCTGCGCGCGCTGGGCGCGGTCGGCCAGGTGCGGGCCCGGCTCGCGGAACGCTCGGACACGCTGCACCGGGCCACCGTCGCCAAACTGCGGGTCTCGCTCGTGGACACCGGGATCACCGACCTCGCCGTCCAGGGCGGCACCGTCGCCGCCGTCCTCGTCGCCTGCTGGTCCGCCGCCGCCGGACATCCGGCGGCCACCTCGACGTACCTCGTCCTGCTGCTCACCGCCGAGTGCTTCCGGCCCGTGCGCGATCTCTCCCGGGAATGGCACTCCGGCTACCTCGGCGTCTCGGCCGCCGACGGGATCGCCGCGCTGCGCACCGCCCCGGGCGGCGTCCCCGACACCGGACACCTCACCGCGGGCCCCGGGCAGGGGCCGGAGATCCGCTTCGACGACGTGCGGTTCACCTACCCGGGCACCGGACGGCCCGCCCTGCGCGGTGTCAGCTTCACCGCCGCCGCCGGACGTACCACCGCGATCGTCGGACCTTCCGGCGCGGGCAAGTCGACCCTCGTCGGCCTGCTGCTGCGGCACCATGAACCCGGCGGGGGACGCGTCCTGCTCGACGGCGCCGAGGTCGGCGCCCACACCCTCGGTTCGCTCCGCCGCCAGATCGCCGTGGTCTCCCAGCACACGTACCTCTTCCACGACACCGTCGCCGGGAACCTGCGCCTCGCCCGCCCGGACGCCACCGACGGCGAACTGCGCGGCGCCGCCCGCGCGGCGGGCGTCCACGACGAGATCCTCGCCCTGTCCGACGGCTACGCCACCGTGATCGGGGAACGCGGCTCGACCCTGTCCGGCGGGCAGCGTCAGCGGCTCGCCCTCGCCCGCGCCCTGCTCGCCGACGCGCCGGTCCTCGTCCTCGACGAGGCCACCAGCGCCGTCGACGAACACCGTGAGGCCGGGATCGTCCGCGAACTGTTGCGTGCCGCACGCGGCCGGACCTGTCTGGTCGTCGCCCACCGGCTCGCCTCCGTACGGCACGCCGACCGGATCGTGGTGCTCGACGGCGACGGCCGGGTCGAAGCCGTCGGGGACCACACCGCCCTGCTGGCCGCCGACGGGATGTACGCACGACTGGTCGAGGCGGGGGAAGCGGCATGACCATGGACCACCGCACCACCGAACCCGGTGCCGCCCCCGGTCCCGGTTCTCCTGCGAGTCCCTCGCCGGAACGCGGTTCGCTGCGTGCCCTGTTGCCGGTGCTCGGCGCCCATCGCTCCATGACCGTACGGACCTTCGTCGCCGCGCTTGCCGGACAGACCGCGCTCGCCGCCCTTGTGGTGCTCGCCGCGCACACCGTCGGCACGGCCGTCATGACCCGCGCCGCGCCCGGCACCGGCACCGGCACCGTCCTCGCCCTTGTCGCGCTCGTCCTCGTCCGCGCGGCGACCACCTGGTGGGAGATGGACCTCTCCCACGACCTCGCCTACCGGGTGCTGGCCGAACTGCGCGTCCGGGTCTTCGACGGGCTCGCCCGCAGCGCGCCCCTGCGGATCGGTGGCCGCCGCAGCGGGGACCTGGCGTCCGCCGCGCTGGCCGACGTCGAGGCACTGGAGTTCTTCTACGCCCACGCCGTCGCCCAACTCCTCGCCACCACCGCCGTGTTCGGTGCCGGTACGGTGGTCCTCGCCGACCTCGAACCCTGGCTGCTGCCGGCGGTGCTGCCGATGGCCGCCGCGCTGATGCTGGGCCCCGTACTGGAAGGCCGCGACCGTGCCGCGCTCGGCGCGCGCACCCGGTCGGCGGCGGCGGAACTGTCGGCGCGGGCGGTCGAGACCGTCGACGGCCTGCCGGAACTGCTGGCGTTCGGCGCGTTCGACCGGCGCCGCGCGGACTTGCGCGGGTACGGGCGGCTGCTCGGTGCCGCCCAGCGTGCGGAGCAGACCCGGGAGGCACGGTCCGCGGCCGTCCGGGACATCCTGGTGGTGATCTCGCTGGTCGCCGTCGTCGCGGTGTCCGCGCACACGCTGGAAGGCGCGTGGGTCCCGGCGGCCGTGGCCCTCGCCCTCGGGGTGCTGGCACCCGTGGCCGACTCCGCCGCCGCGCTCGGCCAGGCCGCCTGTCTGCGTGCCGCCGCCGCCCGGGTGGGCGCGGCGGTCCGGGCGCCCCGGGGCGCGCCCGAACCCCGTTCGCCCCGGCCCGTCCCCGACGGTCCGCTGGGCTTCCGGCTCAGTGGCGTCCGCTTCGGGTACGGCGGCGGGCCCGTCCTCGACGGTCTCGACCTGCTCGTACGTCCCGGCGAGACGGTGGCGTTGGTCGGGGCGTCCGGTGCGGGCAAGTCGACCTGCGCGCATCTGCTGGCCCGCTTCTGGGACCCGGCCGACGGCCGGGTCGAACTGCTGGCCGGTGACGGCCGGAGCGTGGATCTGCGCCAGGTCGCCGAACCCGAGCTGCGGGCGACCGTGGCGGTCGTCGGCCAGGACGCCCCGCTGTTCCACGGCACCCTCCGCGAGAACCTGCGGCTGGGCACCCCGGCGGCCTCCGACGCGGACCTGGTCGCGGTCGCCGCGCTCACCGGTGTCGACCGGATCGCCGACGGACTCCCGCAGGGGTTCGCCACGATGCTCGGTGAACGCGGGTCGACCCTCTCCGGGGGTCAGCGCGCGCGGGTGGCGCTGGCGCGGGCGCTGATCGCGCGCCCCAGGGTGCTGGTGCTCGACGAGACCACCAGCAACCTCGACGGGCTCGGTGACGCCGAGCTGCTGGCCGCGCTGCCGGACTGCGCCACGCTGATCATCGCCCACCGCGCGGCGACGATCCGGCGGGCGGACCGGATCGCGGTGCTGGAGGACGGCCGTGTGGCCCAGGAGGGCACGTGGGCGGAACTCACCGCCGTGCCCGGTCCGTTCACCCGGGTGCTGGACCGGGAGCAGCGGGGTTGAGCCGCTTGGGCTTCCGGGGTTCGTCCGGGTGGGCGTGGTTGTTGCTGTGCCGTCGCTCGGTGGTTCTGCGCGGTTCCCCGCGGGTCGCCTTCGCTCGGGCTTGCGAGGTCTGTCCGGCTGGGCGCACTTGGTCTTGTGCTGTCGCTCGTGGGTTGTGCGCAGTTCCCCGCGCCCCTTCGGGGCGCCCCTGCGGGTTCCCCGTCGGCCCCGGGGGCACGGCCGGACGGTCAGCGCGAGCCGCTCCACGCGGCGGGGACGAACGTCCACAGCACCTCGGCGGGACCCTCGCCCGCGTTGCGCCAGTTGTGGGGCTCGCGGCCGGAGAAGGTGAGGGTGTCGCCCGCGGCCAGCCGTTCCGCGCGGCCCGTGAAGAGCACCTCGACCTCGCCGCTGATGACGTGCAGGACCTCGGCGTCGCAGTTGATCGTGTAGAGCTGGTCGCCGCCGTGCGCGCCCGGCTCCAGCCGGGACCGCAGCACCTGCACCTTGGACTGCGCGCGGGGGGTGACCATCCGGTCCAGGACCCCGTGCCCGCCCATGTTGATGTGCGGCGCGTCGGCCAGCCGGACGACCTCGGTGTCGGCGTCCTCGAAGAGCGAGCCGACGGGCAGTGACAGGACCTGGCACAGGGTGACCAGGGTGTTGACGCTCGGGGAGGTCTCGTCGCGTTCGACGCGGCTGAGGAAACCCCTGGTCAGCTGGGCCGCGGCGGCCACCTGCTCGATGGTCAGCCCCTGGTCCTTGCGGCAGGCGCGCAGCCGCGCGCCGACGCGGACCGGATCGGCCGACGGCGTCGGGTGCAGCGCTTTCATGGCAGTCCTCGGATAGCTCGATCGGCCCACTGACGACGCTTGACAGGGTGATGACCCGGAGCCAGACTACCCGGAATGCAAGTTGCCTAATAAGCATTCTTTGTTGTGTATAGGTAACTTCTCGTGCACCAGATCCGAGGTTCCGATGAACGCCGTCGAACCCCCGCTCGGCCCCCCGGACACCGGCGACGTCCCCCCTCGCGCCGGAGTCCCCGCCTCATCGCGCCCCACGCGCCCGCAGGTCGCCCCGCGCGTCCTCGTGGTCGCGGTGGCCCCACCGGCGTACGAAGGTCTCCGCACATCTCTCCCCCGACACGGCTCCCGCGGGACGACCGGCCGGTACCGCCACCACCACGGATAGGACGACGACGATGTCTACCCCAGAGACCGCGACCAGTCGCGAAGGAGCGATCGAGCAGCACTCGATCGACTACGTCCCCAGCTCCGAGCGGCACGGCAAGGTGTGGCACCAGGGGCCGTTCTGGTTCACCGGCAACTTCGTGCTCCCCACGATGGTCGCCGGATTCGTCGGCGCCTCCATGGGACTCAGCGTCTGGTACAGCGTGCTGGCCATCGTGCTCGGCGTCGGCGTCGGCACCTTCTTCATGGCCTTCCACGCCAACCAGGGGCCCCGGATGGGTCTGCCGCAGATGATCCAGTCGCGCGCGCAGTTCGGCAGCCGCGGCTCCACCGTGCCGTTCGCCGCGACGGTCTTCGTCTACGTCGGCTTCCTCGTCTTCGACACCGTCCTCGCCGAACAGGGCCTCGGGCTGATCTTCCCGGACGGCAAGCTCTTCTGGTACCCGGTGCTGATCGCGGTCTCCATCGTCATCGCCGTCGTCGGCCATGACCTGCTGCACTTCGTGCAGCGCTGGCTGACGTATCTGCTGATCGTGGTGTTCGCCGTCCTCACCGTGGTCGCCATCGTGCACTTCTCCGGCAACCCGATCCCCGCGGGCGCCCCCGCCGCCACCGCGGGCTGGGACTCCACGGCGTTCCTCGTGCAGTTCTCCCTCGCCGCCGGATACAACATCAGCTACTCGGTGTACGTCTCCGACTACACCCGCTACCTCCCGCGCAACGCCCCCGCCCGCAAGCTGATCACCGCCGTCTACACGGGCGCCGCGTTCTCCGCCGTGTGGCTGATGTCGCTGGGCGCGATCCTCGCCAGCTACCTGCCCGACCCGGACCCGATCCTGGCCCTGCGCGAGGTCGGCGACCTGCTGTTCCCCGGCTTCGGACTGATCGTCGTCCTCGCCTCGGTGCTCGCCCTGATCTCCATCATGGGCGTCAACGCGTACGGCGCCATGCTCACCGGCGCCAGTGCCCTCGACGGCTTCCGCAAGGTCCGTCCGACCGTCCGGCTCCGGGTCGTCGGGCTGATCGTGGTGGGTGTGATCTCGCTCGTCGTCGCGCTGCTCATCCCCGACGACTACATCGGCAGCTTCAACAACTTCGTGCTGATGATGCTGTACTTCCTGGTGCCGTGGACCGCGGTCAACCTCGTCGACTTCTACTTCGTGCGCCGCGGCCAGTACGCCATCGCCGAGATCCTCAAGCCGGACGGCATGTACGGCCGCTGGGCCTGGCGCGGGGTCACCGCCTACCTGGTCGGCTTCGTCGCGATGATCCCGTTCTTCTCCACCACCTTCTACGTCGGACCGGTCGCGGACGCCCTCGGCGGCGCCGACTTCTCGTTCGTCGTCGGCCTGACCGTGTCCGGGCTGCTCTACCTGTACCTCTCCCGTAACCTCGACCGCGGCGCCGAGGCCGAGGCCCGCGCCGCGAGCGAGGCCGAACTGGAAGGAACCCCGCGATGACCCCGACGGCACCCGTCGGCACCCCCTCCGGGCCCCGGCCCGTCACGGTCGCCTGCTGCCAGCTCGCCCTCCAGGTCGGCCGCGTCGAGGAGAACCGCGCGCGTATCCGCGCCGCCGTCGAGGACGCCGCCGCCCAGGGCGCCGGCATCGTCGTCCTGCCGGAGCTGGCGAACTGCGGCTACGTCTTCGAGGACGCCGCCGAGCTCCACGCCCTCGCCGAACCTCTCGACGGCCCCACCGTCCGGGAGTGGACCGAGCTCGCCGCCCGGCTCCGGCTCGTGATCGCCGGCGGCTTCGCCGAACGCGGCGACGACGGCCGCACCTACAACTCGGCCGTCCTCGTCGACGAGACCGGGCCGCGCGCCGCGTACCGCAAGGCCCATCTGTGGAACGGTGAGAAGACCTGGGGCTTCACCCCCGGCTCACAGCGCCCCCCGGTGGTCGACACCCGGCACGGCCGGATCGGGCTCATGGTCTGCTACGACCTCGAATTCCCCGAATGGGTACGGCTCGCCGCCCTCGACGGCGCCGATCTGCTGTGCGGCCCGGTCAACTGGCCGCTGTACCCGCGCCCCGAGGGCGAACGCCCCGGCGAGATCGTCCGCGTCCAGGCCGACGCCGCCGTCAACCGTATGTTCGTCGCGGTCGCCGACCGTGTCGGCACCGAACGCGGCCAGGACTGGCTCGGCGGCAGCACCGTCGTCGACGCCGACGGCTACCCGGTGACCGCGTCGCGGCTGGGCGAGGAGGCGATCCTGACCGCGACGGTCGACCTCGCCCAGGCCCGCGACAAGTCCATCAGCGAACACAACGACGTCCACCAGGACCGCCGTCCCACGCTGTACGCCCACCCCGGATCGGACCCGTCATGACCCGGACGACCGTCACCATCGTCCAGCAGCCCCCCGCCCTCCTCGATCTCGCGGAGTCCCTGCGCCGCGCCGTCGTCCACATCGGGGACGCCGCGCGCTCCGGGGCGTCCCTGGTGGTCTTCCCGGAGACCTGGCTCACCTGCTACCCGGCCTGGGTGTTCGGCCTCGCCGGATGGCGGGACGCCGAGGCCCGCCACTGGCACGCGCGGCTGCTGGAACAGAGCCCGGTCCTCGACCACGAGGGCGGCGACGAGGACGACCTCGCCCCGGTCCGCGCCGCCGCGCGTGAGCACGGGGTCACCGTGGTCCTCGGGCTGAACGAGCGCCCCACCCGCACCAGCGGCTCGCTCTACAACTCGCTGCTCGTCCTCGGCCCCGACGGCCGGACCCTGAACCTGCACCGCAAGGTGTCGCCCACCCACACCGAACGCATCGTCTGGGGTGCGGGCGACGGCGCCGGACTGCGGGTCGTCGACACCCCCGCCGGGCGGCTCGGCGGGCTCATCTGCTGGGAGCACTTCAACCCGCTCGCCCGGCACGCGCTGCACGCGCAGGACGAGGAGCTTCATGTCGCGCTCTGGCCCGACATGCCTGAGAGCCACACCATCGCGGCCCGGTCCTACGCGCTGGAGGGCCGCTGCCATGTCGTGTCCGCCGGACAGTTCCTCACCACCGACGACCTCCCGGCGGATCTGCGTGACGCGTTCCGGGCGGGTGTCGGTCCGGACGCCCCCGAGCAGGGGGTGCTCTTCGACGGCGGCTCCAGCATCGCCGGACCGGACGGGACCTGGATCGTGCCGCCCGTCCACGGCGAGGCCCGGCTGATCACCACGACCCTCGACACCGGCAGCCGCTACGGCGAGGCCCTCGACCTGGACGTCGCCGGACACTACGCCCGCCCCGACATCTTCCGCCTCTCCGTCGACCGCCGCCGCCGCGGCACGGGCGTCGACTTCACGGAGTGACCGCCCGGCCCGGTGCCTCCCCGGCCGAAGAGCCCGGTGAACGCGCCTCATCGGCCGGGTAGCCTGGAAGGACGATCTTCCCGGCGAGGAGGCACCTGTGGTGGAGGACGCCGACCTGCCGCATCTGCGGCGTTGTGTGGAACTGGCGACCGAGGCACTGGAGGCGGGCGACGAGCCCTTCGGCTCCGTCCTCGTCGCGGGCGGCGGCGCCGTCCTCTTCGAGGATCACAACCGGGTCGCCTCCGGGGACCGAACCCGTCATCCGGAGTTCGAACTGGCCCGCTGGGCCGCGGCGCGTCTGCGTCCGGAGGACCGCGCGGCGGCCACGGTCTACACCTCCGGCGAGCACTGTCCGATGTGCGCGGCGGCCCATGGCTGGGTCGGCCTCGGCCGTATCGTCTACATCTGTTCCTCGGCGCAACTGGCGGGCTGGCTCGCCGAGTGGGGTGTGCCGCCCGCCCCTGTCAGCGCCCTGCCGATCCGGGACGTCGTGCCCGGTGCGCGGGTGGAGGGTCCGGTACCGGCCCTGGTGGACCAGGTCCGGGCCCTGCACCACCGCTTCCACGGAGCGCCCTGACGCGGCGGGCCCCGGGTGCTTCCGCCCGGCCCCACTCGTCCCGGTGCGCGCACCCACCGAGTACCCGCACCGGCTCACCTACAGGCCGGCCCGGGTCAGGGGAGCTTGGGGGCGGCGTGGACGAAGTGCTTGATCTCCTGGAACTCCTCCAGCGCGCGCTCGCCGTTGAGGCGCCCGACCCCGCTCTGCTTGAAGCCGCCCTCCTCCATCTGGTCGACGATCACGGCCCAGGTGTTGGCCCACACCGTGCCGGCCTCCAGCTCCCGCCCCACCCGCAGCGGCCGGTCCACGTCCCGGGACCACACACTCGCCGCGAGACCGAACTCCGTCGCGTTGGCACGGCTGATCGCGTCGGCCTCGTCGTCGAAGACCTCGAACGTGGCGACCGGGCCGAACACCTCCTGCTGGACGATGGGCCGCTCCACGTCCTCGACCTCCACCAGACTCGGCCGGACGAACGCCCCGGCGGCCAGCGGACCCTCGGTGATCCGGCCGCCCCGGACGAGGATCTTCGCGTACGCGGCGGCGTCCGCGACCACCTGGTCGACCCGGTCGGCGTTGGCGTGGTCCACCAGCGGACCCATCTCGCTCGCCGGATCGGTGCCCGGCCCGACCCGTACCGCCTCCAGCGCGGCGGAGAGCCGGGAGCGCAGCTCGTCGGCGATCCCGCGCTGTACCAGGATGCGGCTCCCGGTCATGCAGAACTGTCCGGTGAAGGTGGTGACGGCCTTGGCGAGGACCGGCACGGCCGCGTCGAGATCGGCGTCGTCGAAGACGATCATCGGGGTCTTGCCGCCCAGTTCCAGGGACATCCCCTTCAGTGAGGCGGACGCGTCGGCCATGATCGAGCGTCCGACGCGGGTGCTGCCGGTGTAGCTGATGACGTCCACGCCCGGGTCGGCGACGATGAGCCGCGCGCCCTGGCTGCCCGACTCGGTGAAGGCGTTGAACACGCCCCGCGGCAGCGACGGGGTCTCCGCGATGATCTCGAACAGCAGACTGTTGGTGAGCGCGGTCTGCGCGGGCAGCTTGAGGACCACCGTCGCGCCCGCGGCGAGCGCCGGGGCGAAGGAGCGCACGGAGAGGATCACCGGGGAGTTCCACGGGGCGATGACCCCGGCGACCCCGACCGGCTGGCGCAGGGTCATCGAGTAGAGACCCGGCTTGACCTCGGAGGCGCGGCCCGACTCGGTGAGCGCCAGGGCGCCGTAGTAACGGATCTTGGAGATCGTCAGATCGACCTCCAGCGCGGCCTCGGACGGGATCTTGCCGTTCTCCTGGCACAGCAGGGCGACGAGTTCGTCGCGCCGCGCGGCCATCCGGTCCGACATCTCGAACAGGGCCTTGGCCCGCAGATCCCGGTCGCGTGACCAGCCGCCGGTACGGAAGGCGCGCCGGGCGGCGTCGATCGCGGCGCGGGCCTCCTTGGGGCCGCCGTCGGCGTAGCGGCCCAGGGTCAGGCCGGTGGCCGGGTCGACGGACTCCCGGATGGTGTCGGAGTCGGTCCAGACGCCGTCGATGTGGTTGCGGGCGTAGGGCGTGTCCTGGGGTTCGGTGCTCATGGGGTCTTCCTCGGAGGTCGCTCGGATGCGGGGGAGAGGGGAGAGGGGTGAGAGATGAGGGGAAGGGCCGGGGTGCGGTCCGTCCCCCTTCGCCGCGCGTGCCCTCCGGACGGGTCCGGCGGACACGGTGCCCGGTGCGCCGGCCCCGGTGGGGCCGGTGGCCACGGGGTGCGTGCCGCGGGGTTCGGAGAGACGCTGGTCAGGTGAGCGCCGTACCGCGCCGACGGGCGGTCGGCAGCCGTGGAGGCGGCCGTTCCAGGAATCGTCGGCCGGGCTCACCCGGGTGTGCAGTCGGGTGTTCACTCGGCAATATAGTTCGTTCTGCAACGAAGCGTAACAGCTGAAGCGCCGGGTGGGGGGCGGATATTCCGGGTGTTCGCGGATCGGAATCCCCGGTCCGGGGAGTCGCTTGACCCTGGCTCTGCGGCGTGTCTATTATTCGTTGCGCAACGAACTAAATGGAGGTCGGACGGGACAGGGCGGGACGCCCTTCCCGCCCTCGCCGGAGCAGATCCGGCCCTCCGTACCACGCCGCCCAAGGCGGCTGAGGGATCACCGCCCCCGCCCGGAGCCGACCGCCCGCCCGGGGAGCGCATCCGGTTGGGAGAATCGATCATGGCGGTAGCAGCGGGCTCCCCCGCACCGCACGCACCGGGCACGTCCGGTGCCTCCATCACGCCCGTACGGGCGGCGGTGACCGAGGGCAAGGGAGCGCCGTTCGTCTTCGAGAACCTCGAACTCGACACGGCCCTGCGGCCCGACGAGGTCCTGGTCAAGGTCGTCGCGACGGGCGTCTGCCAGACGGACATCCATGTCCGGGACCAGGCGCTGCCCGTCCCGCTGCCCGCGGTGCTCGGCCATGAGGGCGCGGGCGTCGTGGAGCGGGTCGGGGACGGTGTCACCTCGGTGGCACCCGGTGACCGGGTCGTCATGTCCTACCAGGCGTGCGGCCACTGCCGCCCCTGCCGCAGCGGCAACCCCGCGTACTGCGCCGTCTCGTTCCCCGCGAACTTCGGCGG includes:
- a CDS encoding ABC transporter ATP-binding protein/permease — protein: MMLHPELLRAARTARRPLLLATALLAATACTHLLQAVLLALVLGAVASGDLTGLPPLLAAVLAAVAARALLTRWQRRVAVGAGSAVRVGLRDELLVRLGRTGPARHTDVRSGAVRATLVDGVEGVDAYVSRYLPQFLVTCVLPLPPLVAVTVLEPWAGAVLAPALLLALFAPRWWDRLLARRGERHWGAYEALAADYLEALQGMPALRALGAVGQVRARLAERSDTLHRATVAKLRVSLVDTGITDLAVQGGTVAAVLVACWSAAAGHPAATSTYLVLLLTAECFRPVRDLSREWHSGYLGVSAADGIAALRTAPGGVPDTGHLTAGPGQGPEIRFDDVRFTYPGTGRPALRGVSFTAAAGRTTAIVGPSGAGKSTLVGLLLRHHEPGGGRVLLDGAEVGAHTLGSLRRQIAVVSQHTYLFHDTVAGNLRLARPDATDGELRGAARAAGVHDEILALSDGYATVIGERGSTLSGGQRQRLALARALLADAPVLVLDEATSAVDEHREAGIVRELLRAARGRTCLVVAHRLASVRHADRIVVLDGDGRVEAVGDHTALLAADGMYARLVEAGEAA
- a CDS encoding purine-cytosine permease family protein; amino-acid sequence: MSTPETATSREGAIEQHSIDYVPSSERHGKVWHQGPFWFTGNFVLPTMVAGFVGASMGLSVWYSVLAIVLGVGVGTFFMAFHANQGPRMGLPQMIQSRAQFGSRGSTVPFAATVFVYVGFLVFDTVLAEQGLGLIFPDGKLFWYPVLIAVSIVIAVVGHDLLHFVQRWLTYLLIVVFAVLTVVAIVHFSGNPIPAGAPAATAGWDSTAFLVQFSLAAGYNISYSVYVSDYTRYLPRNAPARKLITAVYTGAAFSAVWLMSLGAILASYLPDPDPILALREVGDLLFPGFGLIVVLASVLALISIMGVNAYGAMLTGASALDGFRKVRPTVRLRVVGLIVVGVISLVVALLIPDDYIGSFNNFVLMMLYFLVPWTAVNLVDFYFVRRGQYAIAEILKPDGMYGRWAWRGVTAYLVGFVAMIPFFSTTFYVGPVADALGGADFSFVVGLTVSGLLYLYLSRNLDRGAEAEARAASEAELEGTPR
- a CDS encoding nitroreductase; this translates as MPTLISDALARARSSAVPGPDLRPPAHRRAPGVLVAVPAALDRLLARSVAGARLRPAASAGALHPVDVLLLMGAGSGVRPGRYLYRPAEHRLQRVAAAPVPAPPGVFAVLHARAERTVAHYRHRGWPLVLLDTGHTVAALVAAGAPAFTLDLDGRVLLPRTATGRATAVGLSTGRPATGCATAVGPSTDHPSTDRPATEPGGAVLAVVRLTRDGTLDPWCVPATTGAPGPTPVPPPAPVPVPAQAPVPAPAQAPVPAQEPGPPPAQVPARAQAPVPAPVPAPARDSASPGTRSPQDDDLAEAARILARLAAAGKGTGSWTTPRAPAAPDAVLLGRRSADPDVLATAGRPSSAALALLLEAAVSAAPDGPRWCVAVGGPAPGLLRLEGDTLTTLATGPVLPTLAVWAAGQRWIAATGAVLLAHGCPWDATPARVRREHLLAGYGAGRAQLTATALGLVSRPVGSWQQADLGARLGGPPGRDWIVHALAVGTPAASDGGTARTARTTQETNTR
- a CDS encoding nitrilase family protein; translated protein: MTPTAPVGTPSGPRPVTVACCQLALQVGRVEENRARIRAAVEDAAAQGAGIVVLPELANCGYVFEDAAELHALAEPLDGPTVREWTELAARLRLVIAGGFAERGDDGRTYNSAVLVDETGPRAAYRKAHLWNGEKTWGFTPGSQRPPVVDTRHGRIGLMVCYDLEFPEWVRLAALDGADLLCGPVNWPLYPRPEGERPGEIVRVQADAAVNRMFVAVADRVGTERGQDWLGGSTVVDADGYPVTASRLGEEAILTATVDLAQARDKSISEHNDVHQDRRPTLYAHPGSDPS
- a CDS encoding carbon-nitrogen hydrolase family protein, coding for MTRTTVTIVQQPPALLDLAESLRRAVVHIGDAARSGASLVVFPETWLTCYPAWVFGLAGWRDAEARHWHARLLEQSPVLDHEGGDEDDLAPVRAAAREHGVTVVLGLNERPTRTSGSLYNSLLVLGPDGRTLNLHRKVSPTHTERIVWGAGDGAGLRVVDTPAGRLGGLICWEHFNPLARHALHAQDEELHVALWPDMPESHTIAARSYALEGRCHVVSAGQFLTTDDLPADLRDAFRAGVGPDAPEQGVLFDGGSSIAGPDGTWIVPPVHGEARLITTTLDTGSRYGEALDLDVAGHYARPDIFRLSVDRRRRGTGVDFTE
- a CDS encoding helix-turn-helix domain-containing protein, with amino-acid sequence MKALHPTPSADPVRVGARLRACRKDQGLTIEQVAAAAQLTRGFLSRVERDETSPSVNTLVTLCQVLSLPVGSLFEDADTEVVRLADAPHINMGGHGVLDRMVTPRAQSKVQVLRSRLEPGAHGGDQLYTINCDAEVLHVISGEVEVLFTGRAERLAAGDTLTFSGREPHNWRNAGEGPAEVLWTFVPAAWSGSR
- a CDS encoding ABC transporter ATP-binding protein, which gives rise to MTMDHRTTEPGAAPGPGSPASPSPERGSLRALLPVLGAHRSMTVRTFVAALAGQTALAALVVLAAHTVGTAVMTRAAPGTGTGTVLALVALVLVRAATTWWEMDLSHDLAYRVLAELRVRVFDGLARSAPLRIGGRRSGDLASAALADVEALEFFYAHAVAQLLATTAVFGAGTVVLADLEPWLLPAVLPMAAALMLGPVLEGRDRAALGARTRSAAAELSARAVETVDGLPELLAFGAFDRRRADLRGYGRLLGAAQRAEQTREARSAAVRDILVVISLVAVVAVSAHTLEGAWVPAAVALALGVLAPVADSAAALGQAACLRAAAARVGAAVRAPRGAPEPRSPRPVPDGPLGFRLSGVRFGYGGGPVLDGLDLLVRPGETVALVGASGAGKSTCAHLLARFWDPADGRVELLAGDGRSVDLRQVAEPELRATVAVVGQDAPLFHGTLRENLRLGTPAASDADLVAVAALTGVDRIADGLPQGFATMLGERGSTLSGGQRARVALARALIARPRVLVLDETTSNLDGLGDAELLAALPDCATLIIAHRAATIRRADRIAVLEDGRVAQEGTWAELTAVPGPFTRVLDREQRG
- a CDS encoding nucleoside deaminase — its product is MVEDADLPHLRRCVELATEALEAGDEPFGSVLVAGGGAVLFEDHNRVASGDRTRHPEFELARWAAARLRPEDRAAATVYTSGEHCPMCAAAHGWVGLGRIVYICSSAQLAGWLAEWGVPPAPVSALPIRDVVPGARVEGPVPALVDQVRALHHRFHGAP